The sequence below is a genomic window from Euwallacea similis isolate ESF13 chromosome 1, ESF131.1, whole genome shotgun sequence.
tcaatggttgggagctgaagacatgggtgatcCGACTTAGGGGTACTTTTGTTTCATccgaaataaaagaagcgaGCTTATATGtgtaagcaattttggcaTTATACATTGTTACTCTTAAGTTGGATCACCCATGTCTTTATTTCCCAACCATTGACACATGAGAGAcctaactataaattatacataaagTCGATAAACCTAAAAGGaattctgcagaaaaacgtAAACATTACAATcgtccagttatacaatgattaaactttaacaattttttccgaaaaatttttaaggactttccaaacatttttcttacaaaatcgacttagtttttcatgacaaaCGTATCCCTAAAATTTgatagataagttgtgaatcactCTGTAGATATCTAATGCATATTAGTGCTGAAACACGCTTTGATCTGTTAATTCGTTTTGACATAGTGAAAAATTAGTGactacaaataaatattatataatgcCTAAAACAAGCCAGCAATTGAAGAACCTCATTTTTACCCAATATGCAAGCTTTTGCAAATAAACTAACATTTCAACTTGTTTAAcgtgcaataaaaatttaagtgagAATAGAATTCCAAATATACTTAGACACACAATTACAAGTTGATTCATAACAAATGTCAGAAAGTTATTATTATGTAGAAATACAAAACACAAGTCTAGGtagcacttttttatttcgttagaatcgggaatcgaatgaatccccCATACGATACGTGGGAGTCACCCCGTGTGCATCTGTTTTTCTTCCAAAGAACTGATACCATAcctttcacatttttctcatGCTTGCATCCCTTAATCATTCTCTTCGCACctccatatatatttttagacgAGATGATAAATagacctttatcttttaccacaaatgatctattttgactagtacAAATTTAGTAACGTGTAATGGGACACCAGCAGGTGCCTGTGACGTACTGCATATGCCCAAGGATAAGTTACAACACTATGagacaacatgttttttttacacttACCTTAAATGAATTGATAAGAAACCCTGtattattaggtcgtgtagtatgaaatgagtagaattgaattgaaactttagtcatttttttttcatatgaaatgtttttattgtcaatcgaaatatgcaccaccattatcaatacacttctgccatttaacgggaagttcattgattcccctgctgtaaaagcctgcaggccgggagtcgataaactcttggaaggcagctttgacagcctcgtcggagttgaatgttttccctaccaagaagttatccaaattttgaaagaagtggtaatcagtgggtgctaagtcgggtgaatacggtggatgacgaagagtttccaattccaactcctgtagcttggccaaggtgacttgtgcggtgtgtggccgagcgttgtcgtgcaacaatagcggtgcgcttcgattgactaatcttggctgcttaaccgtcagttgcctcatcatttcggtcagttgtcggcagtagacatcagccgtaatcgattcaccaggtttcatgaagctgtgatggatgacacctgcgttggaccaccaaacggacaccataagcttcttttgatgaagattttttttcgcacaatgttttggtggttcatcttgatccaaccactgcgatgaacatctggtattgtcatataggatccatttttcatcgcaagtaacaatccgattcaaaaatggatcgttattataccggcacaacaaagaaacacaagcttcgagacgtcgttctttctgtatgtcgctcaactcatgcggtacccacttgtccagctttttcaccttaccaatttcagccaaatgagttaatattgtttttttggttacactgaatactaacgataattcgcttgcactttgacgtggattcgcttccaccacggctttcagataatcgttatccacttgagtttcaggtcgtccacgtggttcatttgttaggtcaaaattgccagaacgaaatttcatgaaccaacgagatactgtttgctgtgaagtgacttcagtaccaaacacatcattaatattgcgagccgtctgagctgttgtggttccacggtggaactcatatttcattaacacacgaatttcactattttgcatggctgcacaaaaatgtttataaaaataaaagttttcaataatttttaacactttaaactctgatcgaaagaggaagaatgtgccttttccacataaaaaagtcaagtccaaatatagatttagagtgaagttatttgcagttgaatgtggcatttcaagaatctactcatttcatactacacaacctaataatttctttatgaaaACTCACATATTCACCTATCGCCACAAACAGTCCGTTGTTGTCGCGTCGGCAAATATCAATTCGATTTTGTTTCGAGTTTCGATTAGTTTTCATTGGATGAGTCACTCATGAACAACCGATGAGTGACCTATGGGTAAGTGTGagttacattttattttgttcaagTTTTGTTCAAGtgataaactgaaatttattgtATAACTCACATCTCACCGAGTGACTAATGAATGAGTTTTTCCGAACCCTGCTTACCACGaccccattttttttttgtatgaactgcaaatgaaaaattttcctgCTTAAAGTTTCAATTGGACaataaaagagtttttttttctaggactttaatagaaaatagaaattcacaaaaactttCCTCCCTCATTAGGGggaaaaacagaatttttgcTTCCAAAGGAGGAAAGTACATTTCTAACTAGAGAGCAAAAGTATTTGTGTAAGCTCCCTAGGGAGTAAAAGTATTTTCTCCCAAACTTATCATAAACAGGTAAACATAATACCtgcttctttttttaaaaaactgaacatTCGTcatagaataaaattatatgcaCACCTCTGGAGAAAAGTGCTGTTTAGTCGTTTAAATGTTGAAACCCTTTCGCTTTAAGCCCCAAATTATTTGCAGGaataaaaatagcattttccTCCCTTGTGgtgcaaataattatttgttgtaATTAGTTTTTCGTTATAATAGGCCTATTAGTTGCTTAGCAATAATATTGTATGTGATACTGTACCTTCCTTCAGAACTTTTGCCCAAGAAAATATTCAGCTGGAACGTTTAATTCTTGATTGAAGTTATactgtataaataaaagtattttatatatttacaccaataattttattaatgttctTTACTGACACAAAAACGTTTAGATAGGAGCATCCAATAGGTACCACATAGATCTACATTCCATAGCTTCCCGCCTAACTAGTCGCTTTTTATCATCTACATTCTTTCCTAGTCGCTTTATAACGTCCGTTTTGTGAGGCAGAAGTAAGTATACTTTAGAAGTTGAAACCACTGTTTTCAGTAACTTAATAGCAGCTATCCGAACAACCtataattcaataatttagtTAAAAGATTTCTAGAAAGAGTTTTTATTATAGTACCATTGAAGCCTCAAATGaagtcaaatttaaaaccctTGTTAAGATATCTTCCAAGCTACCCTGAATTACCGACTCACCACTGGCGAGTAATTCAGTTATTCGTTCTAAAATAGTTAGTAAAATTTGAGGATCCTTGCTACCTTCTaggcaaaacaaaattaatctgaaaatctacttgaaaaattaaattatagttagttaaattatttaagtttgTACCTTTTTAAACGAGGTTATAATGACCGCTTTTGGCGCTTTTTCAATCAGGTACCCTATAGCACTCAAATGGGCTTCATTAACGTCTAAAATATCGTTGAACTTATTGGCACAgtaattaattactttatgtttataaaaagGCCTAAAAGAATAAACTTGATATCACTGCAAATTTTCTTCAAGGAGACCTACACAATTTTACAGTTATTCTCTTTGGATAAGACTCCATCATTGTCATTCATAATGATCCTAAATCCTTTGGCTGCATCCATGCTTTCGCcatgtaaattattaattaactgaaatttttttctacataaaaattcacttaaaaCAAATAGCTTTACCATATCCACAAATTCCCAAGCAGTCGAATGATTCCTCGTAAGCAAACCCTTCGCTGACCACGAAATTAAAGATACTTGCATATCCTTATCTAGCGACGCGAGactatttttgattaaaagtGCATCTCTTGTTAGCTTCTGCTctgtaaaaaactaaaataatctTTGCCAATCAAGAAAATCACTTCTAAACTCACCATCTggcattttattgaaaactgTCCCTACAGTTTCTGCCAAAGAATTTCTTGTAATTTGTAAGTTTTCATTactaatttttccaataatcaCATCTATATTTGCATGAATTTCGACCTCATCTTGTGGCAATGGCATTATTATAGAACATAACACAATCACAGAGATATTTGGATTGAGAAATCTAATTTGATATGGCCATTGCTTGAGTGGCACAGTTGGAGCCCTGATTATATTCTCTAAAGTGATTTTAACATCCTTCAAGAAAGTTTCGGTTAGGGCTTGATTATTGTCTATTTGTTGCAAGTATTCcatgaatttaattaacaagTCCTTCAGCATACTGGTGGCTAGAGATTTGCACctatataataaacaaaaaggaaaattcttAGTCATCCCAAATTCATCAAACTAACTACCAAAGTTTGTTCAAATGCTTTAAAGCCACGCTAGAGATATCAAGGTCTTTTCTGATGTAGCCTAAGAAAATGTTTGCTAAATAATCCTCAAAATATGGAAGTCCTACTAAACTTCCTAGACTCTCCAGATATGTATCAACAGCTGCGCAATTGTCTATTTCACTTGTATACAACACCTTCAATTTAACCTGCTCAGGATACAACAAGgccatttttctgaaaactttAAACACTTCCAGTTTAACACTCTTATCCAGAGCTACTACTAAAATCTTCTGTAGAACATGCAGGAATGGATCTCGTATACTATCTGGTAAACTTTGAGCCAGTGCATTGAACCCACTAAAACCTTCAATAACTAAATCATTATCCCTGCTTTCAATGGCTTGAGAACACAAAATGGGacaatttgcaatttcttcaaattcatttaaatttgtctGTGGATCTTGTTGTATTACAGCCTTAACAAAGTCTACAAAGCAATGTAAAGTAATAGCCTTTTGCTTATCATTATTgctaattttgaataaattctcCAACAGGGGGCAGACTTTTTTGGCTACAAGGATAGAAGATACCTTACTGCCTTTTGCtacatttatcaaaaaatctgCACTTTGCTGATAAACTTTTGAATCAGGTAGCAAATTGAACTTTAGCATGTCtattatatctaaaattgtGCTTTCAAAGGCCTTTATATCTCCTTGAGAAAGCTTATTGATGATAACTCTCAATGTTTCTAGACATCTGCTTTTAATAGCTTCATCTgatgaatagaaaattttattttgcaacatAGTCCAAAGCTCAATTGAGTGGTTGTTATAGA
It includes:
- the Mms19 gene encoding MMS19 nucleotide excision repair protein translates to MENDAEFPYLHQKVLKSLLENGIDPSLDQRYVETAKQIAKDISCHKLTFLQLFEKLNYLLLSVAPENRRMGVLIVGETLCSIANDFLSPHELMVIAQYFCEKLKDHHEVAASSFKGLRVLINANTPDESIVLLLSTLFNHVPCQQQVRADRLMIYQILEAVVKNRIAVVNTMAIDFAYGVISLIDGERDPTNLDFLFCWIPSFLKIATLGHLTEEMFEVLSCYFPVDFKPSQHDKHKISRESLADALCNSLTCLSDFGPMGIPLALEKLDSTLNTAIEDSLDLLKSGCQNYEVSIYNNHSIELWTMLQNKIFYSSDEAIKSRCLETLRVIINKLSQGDIKAFESTILDIIDMLKFNLLPDSKVYQQSADFLINVAKGSKVSSILVAKKVCPLLENLFKISNNDKQKAITLHCFVDFVKAVIQQDPQTNLNEFEEIANCPILCSQAIESRDNDLVIEGFSGFNALAQSLPDSIRDPFLHVLQKILVVALDKSVKLEVFKVFRKMALLYPEQVKLKVLYTSEIDNCAAVDTYLESLGSLVGLPYFEDYLANIFLGYIRKDLDISSVALKHLNKLWCKSLATSMLKDLLIKFMEYLQQIDNNQALTETFLKDVKITLENIIRAPTVPLKQWPYQIRFLNPNISVIVLCSIIMPLPQDEVEIHANIDVIIGKISNENLQITRNSLAETVGTVFNKMPDEQKLTRDALLIKNSLASLDKDMQVSLISWSAKGLLTRNHSTAWEFVDMLINNLHGESMDAAKGFRIIMNDNDGVLSKENNCKIVPFYKHKVINYCANKFNDILDVNEAHLSAIGYLIEKAPKAVIITSFKKIFRLILFCLEGSKDPQILLTILERITELLASGESVIQGSLEDILTRVLNLTSFEASMVVRIAAIKLLKTVVSTSKVYLLLPHKTDVIKRLGKNVDDKKRLVRREAMECRSMWYLLDAPI